A genomic window from Caldicellulosiruptor kronotskyensis 2002 includes:
- a CDS encoding aldo/keto reductase, with the protein MYIADPNRYNNMLYFRCGKSGLKLPAISLGFWHNFGDGDPFDNMRKIVQRAFDLGITYFDLANNYGPPPGAAEENFGRIFKLDLKPYRDEIIVATKAGYKMWEGPYGDWGSKKYLLASLDQSLKRMNLDYVDIFYSHRPDPQTPIEETMEALYQAVHSGKALYAGISNYNSEQTKIAYSAAKQMELKLIVNQVRYNMFARDVENGLFDTLNELGMGAVIYSPLAQGLLTDRYLDGIPEDSRVRKSGVFLKESDITPERIEKVKKLSEIAKRRGQTVSQLALSWILRNKVVASVIVGASKVSQIEDNVGCINNLEFSEEELKEIEEILK; encoded by the coding sequence ATGTATATTGCTGATCCAAACAGATACAATAATATGCTCTACTTTCGCTGTGGAAAAAGTGGCTTAAAACTTCCTGCTATCTCACTTGGGTTTTGGCACAATTTTGGAGATGGTGACCCATTTGACAACATGAGAAAAATTGTTCAAAGAGCTTTTGATCTTGGAATAACATACTTTGACCTTGCAAACAACTACGGACCACCACCGGGTGCTGCTGAGGAAAATTTTGGCAGAATATTTAAGCTTGATTTAAAACCTTACAGAGATGAAATAATTGTTGCAACAAAAGCAGGATACAAGATGTGGGAAGGTCCTTACGGTGATTGGGGCTCAAAAAAGTATCTTCTTGCAAGCTTAGACCAAAGTCTAAAAAGAATGAACCTTGACTATGTTGATATTTTTTATTCGCACAGACCAGACCCTCAAACACCAATTGAAGAGACAATGGAGGCTTTGTATCAGGCAGTGCACAGCGGAAAAGCTTTGTATGCCGGTATATCTAATTACAATTCTGAACAAACTAAAATAGCGTATTCAGCTGCAAAACAAATGGAACTAAAGCTTATAGTAAATCAAGTTCGATACAATATGTTTGCAAGAGATGTTGAAAATGGTCTTTTTGATACATTAAATGAGCTTGGCATGGGAGCTGTGATATATTCTCCTCTTGCTCAAGGACTTCTGACAGATCGTTATTTAGATGGAATTCCTGAGGATTCAAGAGTAAGAAAATCGGGCGTATTTTTAAAAGAAAGTGATATAACTCCTGAGAGAATTGAAAAGGTTAAAAAGTTATCTGAGATTGCAAAAAGACGTGGTCAAACAGTTTCACAGCTTGCACTTTCGTGGATTTTGCGCAACAAAGTTGTAGCATCAGTAATTGTCGGTGCAAGCAAAGTGTCTCAGATTGAAGATAATGTGGGTTGTATTAATAATCTTGAATTTTCAGAAGAAGAATTGAAAGAAATTGAGGAGATTTTGAAATAA
- a CDS encoding rubrerythrin family protein — MSVKNDMTIGFLRSAYGGESMAHMRYLLWGDIAEKEGFPNIARLFRAISYAEQVHANNHFKVLGDIKGGHMVASDAVFGVGTTVENLQGAIDGELFEVNQMYDVYLNAARYQNEKDAERSFHFAIEAEKIHAQLFKMAQDSAKEGKDIEIKNVYICPVCGHTVLDEAPEFCPICGTKKEMYKMF, encoded by the coding sequence ATGAGCGTAAAGAATGATATGACAATAGGATTTTTAAGGTCTGCATATGGTGGGGAGAGCATGGCTCACATGAGGTATCTGCTTTGGGGTGACATTGCTGAAAAAGAAGGTTTTCCGAACATTGCAAGACTTTTTAGAGCAATCTCATATGCTGAGCAGGTCCATGCAAACAATCATTTTAAAGTACTTGGTGACATTAAAGGTGGGCATATGGTTGCATCTGATGCAGTGTTTGGAGTTGGCACAACAGTGGAAAATCTTCAAGGTGCAATTGACGGTGAGCTTTTTGAGGTAAACCAGATGTATGATGTTTACTTAAATGCGGCAAGATATCAAAACGAAAAAGATGCAGAAAGGAGCTTTCATTTTGCAATTGAGGCAGAAAAGATTCATGCTCAGCTTTTTAAAATGGCTCAAGATAGCGCAAAAGAAGGAAAGGATATAGAGATTAAAAATGTTTATATCTGCCCTGTTTGCGGACATACAGTTTTAGATGAGGCTCCTGAGTTTTGTCCAATCTGCGGGACAAAGAAGGAAATGTATAAGATGTTTTAA